Proteins encoded together in one Shewanella oneidensis MR-1 window:
- the rlmA gene encoding 23S rRNA (guanine(745)-N(1))-methyltransferase: MQYICPLCALPLALTERTWGCPQSHKFDMAKEGYVNLLPVQKKNSKDPGDNQQMMFARREFLNAGYYQNLSDRVNQLALQYASSAKQILDIGCGEGYYSHRLYNALVAHHSCHLQGVDISKSAIKYAAKRYQNLSFCVASAYEIPISSNSVDLAIRIYAPSKVEELQRIMAPGGILITVSPGPLHHFALKQQIYDQPRLHPESEARIEGFESLHQERLRSQLVLNHSQDISNFLEMTPYAWKFTAEQKQAFALGGLSCELDFQIEVYRISV, translated from the coding sequence ATGCAATATATATGTCCTTTGTGCGCGTTACCTCTCGCCCTAACAGAACGAACTTGGGGATGCCCTCAGTCACATAAGTTTGATATGGCGAAAGAAGGTTATGTCAATCTACTTCCCGTACAGAAAAAAAATTCCAAAGATCCGGGTGACAATCAGCAAATGATGTTTGCTCGCAGGGAGTTCTTAAATGCGGGTTATTATCAAAACTTGAGTGATAGAGTAAACCAATTGGCACTCCAATATGCCAGTAGTGCAAAGCAGATCCTTGATATAGGGTGCGGTGAAGGCTATTACAGTCATCGTTTATACAATGCCCTTGTCGCTCATCATTCATGTCATCTGCAGGGCGTCGACATTTCTAAATCGGCGATAAAATATGCAGCCAAGCGTTATCAAAACTTAAGCTTTTGTGTGGCGAGCGCCTATGAAATACCTATTTCATCGAACAGCGTAGATTTAGCGATTCGAATTTACGCACCGTCAAAAGTTGAAGAACTTCAGCGGATCATGGCGCCAGGCGGTATTCTTATCACGGTATCGCCAGGGCCTTTACATCATTTTGCGCTGAAACAACAAATTTATGACCAGCCTAGATTACATCCTGAATCTGAGGCCCGCATTGAAGGATTTGAAAGCTTACATCAAGAGCGACTTAGATCACAACTCGTACTCAATCACAGCCAAGATATCAGCAATTTCCTCGAAATGACCCCCTATGCATGGAAGTTTACTGCCGAGCAGAAGCAGGCCTTTGCTTTGGGGGGATTAAGTTGTGAATTAGACTTCCAGATTGAGGTTTATCGCATTTCAGTCTAG
- the sbcB gene encoding exodeoxyribonuclease I, whose protein sequence is MYTASQPSIFWHDYETFGANPAKDRPAQFAGIRTDLDLNIISEPETFYCKQSTDYLPSPEAILITGITPQLANLKGLPETEFMGRIHTLFSQANTCVAGYNSLRFDDEVTRYGFYRNFIDPYAREWQNGNTRWDIIDLVRACYAFRPDGIHWPLKEDGSPSFKLEHLTQANGLSHEKAHDAMSDVYATIAMAKLIKEKQPKLYQYYFELRRKQAVSAQIDVLNMQPLAHVSSKISAMHGCTTLIAPVAHHPSNKNAIICVNLAMDLSPLFELDVEQIKTRMYTPRAELADDELPIPVKQVHLNKCPFITSAKILDDAQAERLSIDKAFARGQYKRLKAHPELREKLAQLFEHDGEATTTDPDLMLYSGGFFSPADKAKMEIIRHTLPQNLAALDLQFDDGRIPEMLFRYRARNYPELLDDQESHRWRTFCQQRLADQDYLLKLENLLQDTEGDEHKQKLLAALCHYLRGL, encoded by the coding sequence ATGTATACTGCATCTCAGCCAAGCATTTTTTGGCACGATTATGAAACATTCGGCGCCAATCCTGCTAAGGACAGACCGGCCCAATTTGCCGGGATCCGCACCGATTTAGATCTTAACATTATTAGTGAGCCAGAGACCTTTTACTGCAAACAATCAACGGATTACCTGCCCTCACCCGAAGCGATTTTAATTACAGGGATCACACCACAATTAGCGAATTTAAAAGGTTTGCCTGAAACCGAGTTTATGGGTCGCATCCATACTCTCTTTAGCCAGGCGAATACCTGTGTCGCAGGCTATAACTCATTACGATTTGACGATGAAGTCACCCGCTATGGTTTTTACCGTAACTTTATCGATCCCTATGCCCGCGAATGGCAAAATGGCAATACGCGCTGGGATATCATTGATTTAGTGAGGGCTTGTTATGCCTTTAGGCCAGATGGGATCCATTGGCCATTAAAAGAAGACGGTTCACCCAGTTTTAAGCTGGAACATCTGACCCAAGCCAATGGTTTAAGCCATGAAAAAGCACACGATGCAATGTCCGATGTTTACGCCACCATCGCAATGGCAAAACTGATTAAAGAAAAACAACCTAAGTTATATCAGTACTATTTTGAATTGCGCCGTAAACAAGCTGTCAGCGCGCAAATCGACGTACTGAATATGCAACCGCTTGCACATGTGAGTTCAAAAATCAGTGCAATGCACGGTTGTACCACCCTGATTGCCCCCGTTGCACATCACCCAAGTAACAAAAATGCCATTATTTGCGTTAACTTAGCGATGGATTTAAGCCCGCTGTTTGAGCTGGATGTAGAGCAGATAAAAACACGTATGTACACGCCCAGAGCGGAGCTTGCCGACGATGAGTTACCCATCCCAGTCAAGCAGGTGCATCTTAATAAATGCCCCTTTATTACTTCGGCCAAAATTTTAGATGATGCTCAAGCAGAAAGACTCAGTATTGATAAAGCCTTTGCCAGAGGGCAATACAAACGCCTAAAGGCTCACCCTGAATTACGAGAGAAGCTGGCGCAACTGTTTGAGCATGACGGCGAAGCAACAACCACAGATCCTGACTTAATGTTGTATTCGGGTGGATTTTTCAGCCCTGCCGATAAAGCCAAAATGGAGATCATTCGCCATACCTTGCCTCAAAATTTAGCCGCGCTCGATTTACAGTTTGATGATGGGCGCATTCCCGAAATGCTGTTCCGCTATCGGGCACGCAATTATCCCGAATTACTTGATGATCAAGAGTCTCATCGCTGGCGCACCTTTTGCCAACAGCGTTTGGCCGATCAGGATTATCTGCTCAAGCTTGAAAATCTACTGCAGGATACCGAAGGCGATGAGCATAAACAAAAGCTACTCGCCGCCCTGTGCCACTATCTGCGTGGGTTGTAG
- the cdd gene encoding cytidine deaminase, giving the protein MQDRFIRSITQLPTPLADALIPLLHQGFAGHIDAQHLAELVKSSNMTESEVLLALLPIAAALAKPPISEFYVGAIAKGKSGDIYMGANLELPGEALFHSVHAEQSAISHAWLSGESQIVDMIVNASPCGHCRQFMNELVDGGQIKIHLPSQDSHLLSYYLPYAFGPKDLNVQSPLLVKQETEFALDSSDPMVIEALDHAGLSYAPYTQSYAAVVLETADGATYCGRYAENAAFNPSMLPMQMALSNLTRHNRDFAEIRRAVLVESSQGKISLVGAAMDALHAVAAIELEHIVVDPI; this is encoded by the coding sequence ATGCAAGATAGATTTATCCGAAGCATAACCCAGCTGCCAACCCCATTGGCTGACGCATTAATTCCCTTATTACATCAAGGTTTTGCGGGACATATCGATGCACAGCATCTGGCAGAGTTAGTCAAAAGCAGCAATATGACCGAATCAGAGGTGTTACTGGCTTTGTTACCTATTGCCGCCGCCTTGGCCAAACCACCGATTAGTGAGTTTTATGTAGGTGCGATTGCCAAAGGAAAAAGTGGCGACATTTATATGGGCGCCAACCTTGAACTGCCTGGCGAAGCCCTCTTCCATTCAGTACATGCTGAGCAAAGCGCCATTAGTCACGCGTGGCTTAGTGGCGAAAGCCAGATTGTGGATATGATAGTGAACGCCAGCCCCTGCGGTCATTGTCGTCAGTTTATGAATGAATTAGTCGATGGTGGCCAAATCAAGATCCATTTGCCATCACAAGATAGCCATTTACTGTCCTATTATCTGCCCTACGCGTTTGGACCAAAGGACTTAAATGTTCAGTCACCGCTGTTAGTCAAGCAGGAAACTGAATTTGCACTCGATAGCAGCGATCCTATGGTGATTGAAGCCTTAGATCATGCGGGCTTAAGCTACGCGCCTTATACCCAAAGCTATGCGGCGGTTGTATTAGAAACCGCGGATGGCGCAACCTACTGTGGTCGCTACGCTGAAAACGCCGCGTTTAACCCATCGATGCTCCCAATGCAAATGGCCCTATCGAATCTGACTCGGCATAACCGTGATTTTGCAGAGATCCGCCGCGCGGTATTGGTGGAATCATCCCAAGGTAAAATCAGCTTAGTGGGCGCGGCGATGGATGCATTACACGCCGTTGCCGCCATAGAGCTTGAACACATTGTGGTTGATCCTATCTAG
- a CDS encoding DUF1289 domain-containing protein: MNMRSGLSNSIEQPCVRHCCLDQQDICMGCFRHLEEILAWRSMTEEQRSACYQKMAERKAVFIAKRCSQGE; the protein is encoded by the coding sequence ATGAATATGCGGTCTGGTCTGAGTAACAGTATCGAGCAGCCCTGTGTCCGACATTGCTGCCTTGATCAGCAGGATATCTGCATGGGGTGTTTTAGGCATCTAGAGGAAATCTTGGCGTGGCGCAGCATGACAGAGGAGCAGCGAAGCGCGTGTTATCAAAAAATGGCTGAGCGTAAAGCGGTTTTTATCGCAAAACGTTGCAGTCAAGGCGAGTAG
- a CDS encoding VOC family protein: MNHHTINYLEIPTADIGRSKAFFNTVFGWRFEDYGPQYSCFIDVGMTGGFYQAEVSFTLEKGCPLIVLYSHALEETLAAVIAAGGSISTEIFSFPGGRRFHFIEPAGNEYAVWSE; the protein is encoded by the coding sequence ATGAATCATCACACAATCAATTATTTAGAAATTCCAACTGCGGATATTGGCCGTTCTAAAGCGTTCTTCAATACTGTATTTGGTTGGCGTTTTGAGGATTATGGCCCACAGTACAGTTGCTTTATTGATGTGGGGATGACGGGTGGTTTTTATCAAGCCGAGGTCAGTTTTACCCTAGAAAAGGGCTGTCCCCTGATTGTGTTATACAGTCATGCCTTGGAGGAAACCTTAGCCGCAGTCATCGCGGCTGGCGGCAGCATTAGCACTGAGATTTTTAGCTTCCCTGGTGGGCGACGCTTCCATTTTATTGAGCCTGCGGGCAATGAATATGCGGTCTGGTCTGAGTAA
- a CDS encoding VOC family protein codes for MDSAFNTAGALGWHELTTHNTEEAMRFYGEVFGWQFRTVKMPHGHYHLIENQGVGIGGITDNLLPALPSHWTGYVTVTDVDLVAINAKKLGGDILFGPEDIPKVGRFCWIKDPQGAIIAAISYLTA; via the coding sequence ATGGACTCTGCATTTAATACCGCTGGCGCCTTAGGTTGGCATGAACTCACGACCCACAACACCGAAGAGGCCATGCGCTTTTATGGCGAAGTGTTTGGTTGGCAATTTAGAACGGTCAAAATGCCTCACGGTCACTACCATTTGATTGAAAACCAAGGTGTGGGAATTGGCGGTATAACCGATAATCTGCTACCAGCATTGCCTTCGCATTGGACAGGCTATGTCACGGTAACGGATGTTGATTTGGTCGCGATCAATGCTAAAAAGCTCGGTGGCGATATTCTATTTGGCCCAGAAGATATTCCTAAAGTGGGTCGCTTTTGTTGGATAAAAGATCCACAAGGCGCCATTATCGCAGCAATAAGTTATCTCACAGCTTAA
- a CDS encoding DUF748 domain-containing protein has translation MLTQLSRLKLAFFNRPRYQRILVYLTIIYLSYLIALGLVLPKAIVAFAPEKISQVLGRPVSLQGMHINPFNYRVNINQLAVKEKNNQDFAGLAQLQFEVHFWQSVFNQALVIDHIQLQAPFANISRFQTPGGTQFNFDDIITTLNQAKTPSESDTNTEQSRPLRIILGELNVSAAKFKFDDKITKALIDYPNINFKLSQLDTEYLMLPNPASVAKTSSTKNAVTNKATPVTTAANTTPATSAANATTTIVHNQFVAQLQDAHAGEVSLAGQFQLFPFKLVGDVQLAKLKLAPLWQFVADQFNVKLGTGELSIKAHYQVDLPEQGELQLTAERGQVIVEKVNLLNGDQSVITLPLLAVDGINVNLAKQRINIKQIHSEGLSLKAKLDEQGIDLVPLLMPKSMATTSSTATAPEASEAIVANPTTSQAVADNSATENANGWLVTLDGLSIENYDIQLEEQKLSKTAQQWRVYPLDFATQTIVSDLKAPIEYQLSFGLNDKGHFVSKGQVDVLGQAISANLKVEQLAVAQFQPYLEPYVNMQLKSGLFSSDGELHADGKGKAIYQGSVELDDLNILDNIRKAPLVKWQKMHINQLDFDQQQNQIKIDHLRFEKPYAKVVIAKDRTTNISNLIVEQQAINASNAVEQTAQTSTNAVAPSKTAPKQPELSLDIQKISFNQGSAFFADNSLTPNFASGIEQLEGHISHLSSKPNTKASVDIKGKIDRYAPVTLKGDINPLLDKPYLDLDLVFKSVELTSVNPYSGTYAGYYIDKGQLSLALNYRLEQNQLKGSNHLVIDQLKLGKRSNSDLATSLPVTLAIALLQDRHGVIDLGMEVSGDVDSPSFSVGSIIMTAITNVITKAVTAPFSFLAGLIGSDETLDKIPFNAGQFTLTSREQASLDKLAKGLGDRPMLQLSLEGSVNAVNDSQVIAERMMKRKLAALANMQPTELPADLSPSQFPSQGPLANALIKLYEQEVKANPEDVKANIASETKDTPLSNEELTTRWHIALYNLSVKAQTVSQGMLGDLAQERAKSVKAYLVDSKGIAPERIFLLESRVSLNQDAAQVNMSIEAK, from the coding sequence ATGTTAACTCAGCTATCACGGTTAAAACTCGCGTTTTTTAATCGCCCCCGATACCAACGAATTCTCGTCTATTTAACGATTATCTACTTAAGCTACCTTATCGCCCTCGGTTTAGTGCTTCCCAAGGCCATAGTCGCCTTCGCCCCTGAGAAGATTTCGCAGGTGCTGGGGCGCCCAGTCAGTTTACAGGGTATGCATATCAATCCTTTTAACTACCGCGTCAATATCAACCAACTCGCCGTTAAAGAGAAAAATAATCAGGATTTTGCCGGATTAGCACAGCTCCAATTTGAAGTGCATTTTTGGCAGTCAGTATTCAATCAAGCCTTAGTGATTGATCATATCCAGCTGCAGGCGCCCTTCGCCAATATCAGTAGATTTCAAACTCCTGGAGGAACCCAGTTCAACTTTGACGACATCATTACCACGCTCAATCAGGCTAAAACCCCCAGTGAGTCAGATACCAACACTGAACAATCACGTCCTTTGCGTATTATCTTAGGTGAGTTAAACGTCAGTGCAGCTAAGTTCAAATTTGACGATAAAATAACAAAAGCGCTGATTGATTATCCCAATATCAACTTCAAACTCAGTCAATTAGATACTGAATACCTGATGTTACCTAATCCTGCCAGCGTAGCTAAGACGTCATCAACCAAAAATGCAGTGACAAACAAGGCCACTCCAGTAACAACGGCGGCGAATACCACTCCAGCAACATCAGCGGCAAATGCCACTACGACTATCGTGCATAACCAATTTGTGGCCCAGTTGCAGGATGCCCACGCAGGTGAAGTGAGCCTTGCCGGACAATTTCAGCTGTTTCCCTTTAAGCTCGTTGGGGATGTACAGCTTGCCAAACTCAAACTTGCTCCGCTTTGGCAATTTGTTGCCGATCAATTCAATGTCAAATTGGGGACAGGTGAGCTCAGTATCAAGGCCCATTACCAAGTCGATTTACCCGAACAAGGTGAATTACAACTCACTGCAGAACGTGGGCAAGTGATTGTTGAAAAAGTGAATTTGCTCAATGGCGACCAATCGGTTATCACCCTACCCCTGCTGGCGGTGGATGGGATCAACGTCAATCTGGCCAAGCAGCGGATCAATATTAAGCAAATCCACAGTGAAGGCTTAAGTCTTAAGGCCAAGCTGGATGAGCAAGGCATCGATTTAGTGCCACTCTTGATGCCCAAATCGATGGCAACGACCTCTAGTACAGCAACTGCCCCTGAAGCATCTGAAGCGATAGTCGCTAACCCCACCACTTCGCAAGCTGTGGCGGATAACAGTGCTACTGAAAATGCCAATGGATGGCTTGTCACTCTTGATGGGCTAAGTATCGAAAACTATGACATTCAGCTAGAGGAGCAAAAGCTCAGCAAAACGGCGCAGCAATGGCGAGTCTATCCATTAGATTTTGCAACCCAAACCATAGTAAGCGATTTAAAAGCCCCAATTGAATACCAACTCTCCTTTGGGCTAAACGACAAAGGCCATTTTGTCTCCAAGGGACAAGTCGATGTGCTCGGACAAGCGATTAGCGCTAACCTCAAAGTGGAGCAACTGGCCGTAGCCCAATTCCAACCTTACCTTGAGCCCTATGTGAATATGCAGCTCAAAAGCGGTCTATTCAGTAGCGATGGGGAGCTTCACGCCGATGGCAAAGGTAAAGCCATTTATCAAGGTAGTGTTGAGCTAGATGATTTGAATATCCTCGACAATATCCGTAAAGCACCATTGGTGAAATGGCAAAAAATGCATATTAATCAGCTTGATTTTGACCAGCAACAAAATCAAATCAAGATTGATCATTTACGCTTTGAAAAGCCTTACGCCAAGGTCGTTATCGCGAAGGATCGCACAACGAATATCAGTAATCTGATTGTTGAACAGCAAGCCATAAACGCATCTAACGCCGTCGAGCAAACGGCACAAACCAGCACGAATGCTGTTGCGCCATCCAAAACCGCACCCAAACAGCCCGAGTTAAGCTTAGATATTCAAAAGATCAGCTTTAACCAAGGCTCGGCATTTTTTGCCGATAATTCCCTAACGCCAAACTTTGCCTCAGGCATCGAACAGCTCGAAGGTCATATTAGCCACTTATCTTCTAAGCCCAACACTAAGGCATCGGTCGATATTAAAGGCAAAATTGATCGCTATGCGCCAGTCACGTTAAAGGGGGATATTAACCCTCTGTTAGATAAACCTTATCTTGACTTAGACCTCGTCTTTAAGAGTGTTGAGCTAACTTCAGTAAACCCTTACTCAGGAACTTATGCAGGTTATTACATCGATAAAGGCCAATTGTCGTTAGCACTTAACTACAGACTTGAGCAAAACCAGCTCAAGGGCAGTAACCACTTAGTCATTGATCAACTCAAACTGGGTAAACGCAGTAACAGTGATTTGGCCACCAGTTTGCCGGTAACGTTAGCAATCGCCCTATTGCAGGATCGCCACGGCGTGATTGACCTCGGGATGGAAGTGTCAGGAGATGTAGACTCTCCAAGCTTTAGCGTAGGTAGCATCATCATGACAGCCATCACCAATGTGATTACTAAAGCCGTGACCGCTCCCTTCTCTTTCCTTGCAGGTCTTATTGGCTCAGATGAAACCTTAGATAAGATCCCCTTTAATGCAGGCCAATTTACCCTCACTTCCCGCGAGCAAGCAAGCCTAGATAAACTCGCCAAAGGATTAGGGGATAGACCCATGCTGCAACTTAGCCTTGAGGGCAGTGTCAACGCAGTAAACGATAGCCAAGTGATTGCGGAGCGTATGATGAAACGCAAGCTGGCTGCCTTAGCGAATATGCAGCCGACGGAATTGCCAGCGGATCTCAGCCCAAGTCAGTTTCCATCGCAAGGACCACTGGCCAATGCACTTATCAAACTCTATGAGCAGGAAGTCAAAGCCAATCCAGAGGATGTGAAGGCCAATATCGCGAGTGAAACCAAAGACACCCCACTCAGTAATGAGGAGCTCACCACCCGTTGGCATATCGCACTTTATAACCTCTCGGTAAAAGCGCAAACGGTCAGCCAAGGCATGTTGGGGGATTTAGCGCAGGAGAGAGCTAAATCTGTCAAAGCCTACCTTGTCGACAGTAAAGGCATCGCCCCTGAACGTATTTTCCTCCTCGAAAGTCGTGTCAGCCTCAATCAAGATGCAGCCCAAGTGAATATGAGCATTGAAGCAAAATAA
- a CDS encoding glutathione S-transferase N-terminal domain-containing protein — protein sequence MFIIRWILGRIILLLNFVFAPKKLKRPLAEQQKIDAQTQALALYQYNACPFCVKVRRAMRRQGLNIQTLDAKKSPHKDELITLGGKQQVPCLRIEENGQVQWLYESKDIISYLDQRFA from the coding sequence ATGTTCATTATTCGCTGGATTTTAGGCCGGATCATTTTGTTGCTTAACTTTGTGTTCGCGCCAAAGAAACTCAAACGCCCACTGGCAGAACAACAAAAGATTGATGCGCAAACTCAAGCACTGGCGCTATATCAGTACAATGCTTGTCCTTTCTGCGTCAAAGTGCGCCGAGCTATGCGCCGTCAAGGGCTGAATATCCAAACCTTGGATGCAAAAAAATCCCCACATAAAGACGAACTCATCACCCTAGGTGGCAAGCAACAAGTGCCCTGTTTACGAATTGAAGAAAATGGTCAAGTGCAATGGTTATATGAATCTAAGGATATCATCAGCTATTTAGATCAACGTTTTGCCTAG
- a CDS encoding energy-coupling factor ABC transporter permease produces MLDFLAKRLAEIDWNISPLQGLSLLLLGLWIYAIWPKEELLQVVKNKGLQWRLLLTLIAVNTLWLLNASIQAGIHLHFLGIVTCLLMFGWRLATVALLLPSAFFSVFVLKVPAEFGAFGLFAIALPLFCAFMLYSRSYHVFPKHLFVFIFVGAFINAGLSTVFHQFSWAFWLWLSTDYDWSMLVDNYLMLIPLLAFPEALLNGMAVTLLVVYQPQWLFDYSDREYLWRK; encoded by the coding sequence ATGTTGGACTTTTTGGCCAAGCGACTTGCTGAAATTGACTGGAATATCAGCCCATTACAGGGTTTAAGTCTGCTACTGCTGGGACTGTGGATTTATGCTATTTGGCCTAAAGAAGAGTTACTGCAGGTTGTTAAGAATAAAGGTTTACAATGGCGGTTGTTATTAACCCTGATCGCGGTAAATACTCTGTGGCTTCTCAATGCCAGTATTCAAGCGGGGATTCATTTACATTTTTTAGGCATCGTCACTTGTCTATTGATGTTTGGTTGGCGTTTAGCGACGGTTGCCTTACTCCTCCCTAGTGCGTTTTTCAGCGTATTTGTCCTAAAGGTGCCGGCTGAGTTTGGTGCGTTTGGCTTGTTTGCAATAGCACTCCCGTTATTTTGCGCGTTTATGCTCTACAGCCGCAGTTACCATGTATTTCCTAAACATCTTTTTGTGTTTATTTTTGTTGGTGCCTTTATTAATGCAGGGCTATCGACTGTTTTCCATCAATTCAGCTGGGCATTTTGGCTTTGGTTGTCGACGGATTATGACTGGAGTATGTTAGTTGATAACTATCTGATGTTAATTCCGTTATTAGCTTTTCCTGAGGCGTTGCTAAATGGTATGGCGGTGACGCTGTTGGTGGTGTATCAACCCCAATGGTTGTTTGATTATTCTGACCGTGAGTATTTGTGGCGCAAATAA
- a CDS encoding Trm112 family protein gives MAFDKKLLDIVACPVCKGKLEYDKVAQQLICKADKLAYPITDGIPVLLENRALPLTESV, from the coding sequence ATGGCGTTTGATAAGAAACTGTTAGATATCGTTGCTTGCCCAGTGTGTAAGGGAAAGTTGGAATATGATAAGGTGGCGCAGCAATTGATTTGTAAGGCGGATAAATTAGCTTACCCCATTACCGATGGTATTCCTGTATTATTGGAAAACCGTGCCTTACCATTAACTGAAAGTGTTTGA
- the lpxK gene encoding tetraacyldisaccharide 4'-kinase yields the protein MQALVNKIWYQGHPLRWLLLPLSALFAFITAFRRSLFRLGIKSQTTLPVPVIVVGNITVGGSGKTPTVIYLIELLRNQGFNPGVISRGYGAQFQGVKVVTVKDAATDVGDEPAMIVARTGVPMVVGAKRVETAKALLTQFAVDVIICDDGLQHYALGRDIELVVIDGKRGLGNRNLLPAGPLREGEWRLNQVDFVIVNGGPAVANQYEMQLRPCAVLPVSPAVTAEFDSTQPLVAMAGIGHPARFFETLTQQGYQVALSHSFDDHQAYDKRQLCELAASRPLMMTEKDAVKCRDFAQENWWYLAVDAKLSPQFDQQLLSRLRSVAAAKKGKSHGV from the coding sequence ATGCAGGCGTTAGTTAATAAAATTTGGTATCAAGGCCACCCATTGCGGTGGCTGTTATTGCCATTATCAGCCTTATTTGCCTTTATTACTGCGTTTCGCCGTAGTTTATTTCGCTTAGGGATAAAATCGCAAACCACTCTGCCTGTACCTGTGATAGTGGTGGGTAACATTACCGTCGGTGGTAGTGGTAAAACACCCACAGTGATCTATCTGATTGAATTACTGCGTAACCAGGGGTTTAATCCAGGTGTTATCAGCCGGGGTTATGGTGCGCAGTTTCAAGGAGTCAAAGTCGTTACCGTAAAGGATGCTGCAACCGATGTGGGCGATGAGCCAGCCATGATTGTGGCGCGCACAGGCGTGCCTATGGTGGTGGGCGCTAAGCGGGTCGAGACTGCAAAAGCCTTGCTGACGCAGTTCGCCGTGGATGTCATTATCTGTGACGATGGCCTGCAACATTACGCCCTCGGCCGTGATATTGAGCTGGTCGTCATTGATGGTAAACGTGGCTTAGGCAATAGAAACTTGCTGCCCGCTGGGCCATTGCGTGAAGGCGAGTGGCGTCTTAACCAAGTGGATTTTGTGATCGTAAACGGCGGCCCAGCAGTAGCGAATCAATATGAAATGCAGCTTCGTCCTTGTGCCGTGTTACCTGTCAGTCCCGCTGTTACTGCAGAGTTTGACTCCACTCAGCCGCTGGTGGCCATGGCGGGGATTGGGCATCCCGCACGTTTTTTCGAGACGTTAACGCAGCAAGGCTATCAAGTGGCGTTATCCCATAGTTTTGATGATCATCAAGCCTATGATAAACGACAGCTATGCGAGTTGGCTGCATCTCGGCCCTTGATGATGACTGAAAAAGATGCGGTTAAATGTCGCGATTTTGCACAAGAAAACTGGTGGTATTTGGCTGTCGATGCCAAGCTATCGCCACAATTTGATCAACAGTTGCTGAGCCGATTACGCTCAGTGGCTGCAGCTAAAAAAGGAAAATCCCATGGCGTTTGA